One region of candidate division KSB1 bacterium genomic DNA includes:
- a CDS encoding SUMF1/EgtB/PvdO family nonheme iron enzyme produces the protein MASLQDFFWTEAGLGVAALFHRGQPAREWLARLSPLFLPWGEVSRYIKKINQEFGFLNTLGMGRNISIHILKSHNGADQLMDAASLENFSGQSWEMEQILQRVLNEKKTLLMLGAPTSGKTTLLQVLAVRSTDRDAHRRFGFPTPRIPFYIPLKEIDFELPFLQAVQQALLQTSCPISAKGLKRAVQSRRAFFLLDGLDEIPAGEMRDKARAWIESAQQWCGLDLPFVLTCRAGASLQDLQFSIPYLAVAIRNPALSQFRSLRAVSESRMPPRYLNAAEDNAEYVLISPPALSTVLLGAKKPAPSYYYYLSKFPVTNRLYRQFVEATAHRPPAFWDDPEFNGDEVPVVGVDWEDAQAYCAWVTEQARGKGQVASEVVYRLPLEEEWEWAASGGKRKFPWGDDPPQPNRANFNLPLASCPLQGLTPVHAFPDGATPEGLMDMAGNVWEWTATWLDEKKEQRLVRGGGGFNDEVALRCVARDHTIKKLSRFVGFRVARIVPD, from the coding sequence ATGGCCAGCTTGCAAGATTTTTTTTGGACTGAAGCTGGGCTGGGAGTAGCGGCATTGTTCCATCGTGGGCAGCCCGCGCGTGAATGGCTCGCAAGGCTGTCACCACTTTTCCTGCCATGGGGTGAAGTCTCGCGTTACATAAAAAAGATCAATCAGGAATTTGGCTTCTTGAATACGCTGGGGATGGGAAGGAATATTTCCATTCATATTTTAAAATCGCATAACGGCGCCGACCAATTGATGGACGCGGCATCGCTGGAAAATTTTTCCGGCCAAAGCTGGGAGATGGAACAAATCCTCCAGCGCGTCTTAAACGAAAAGAAAACCCTGCTGATGCTTGGCGCGCCCACTTCCGGCAAAACCACGCTGCTGCAAGTGCTGGCCGTGCGTTCGACCGACCGCGACGCCCATCGCCGGTTCGGATTTCCCACCCCGCGCATTCCGTTCTATATTCCGCTGAAAGAAATTGATTTCGAGCTGCCTTTTCTGCAAGCCGTGCAGCAGGCCTTGCTGCAAACGAGCTGTCCGATTTCTGCCAAGGGCTTGAAGCGCGCCGTGCAATCGCGCCGCGCGTTTTTTCTTCTGGATGGCTTGGATGAAATCCCGGCTGGCGAAATGCGTGATAAAGCGCGCGCCTGGATTGAGTCAGCGCAGCAATGGTGCGGGTTGGATCTGCCGTTTGTTTTGACCTGCCGCGCCGGCGCCTCGCTGCAAGATCTGCAATTCAGCATTCCCTATCTCGCCGTTGCCATTCGCAATCCGGCGCTTTCACAATTTCGCAGCTTGCGCGCCGTGAGCGAAAGCCGCATGCCGCCGCGTTATTTGAATGCCGCTGAAGACAATGCGGAATATGTGCTCATCTCCCCGCCAGCTTTATCGACCGTGTTGTTGGGTGCTAAAAAACCAGCGCCGAGTTACTATTATTATCTTTCGAAATTTCCGGTCACCAATCGTCTGTATCGGCAATTCGTTGAAGCGACGGCGCATCGCCCGCCGGCATTTTGGGATGATCCGGAATTCAACGGCGACGAGGTTCCCGTCGTTGGCGTGGATTGGGAGGACGCACAGGCGTATTGCGCCTGGGTCACGGAGCAAGCAAGGGGCAAAGGGCAAGTGGCAAGTGAAGTTGTTTATCGATTACCATTGGAAGAGGAGTGGGAATGGGCGGCAAGTGGTGGGAAGCGAAAATTTCCGTGGGGCGACGATCCACCACAACCAAACCGTGCAAATTTTAACTTGCCCCTTGCCTCTTGCCCTTTGCAAGGTTTGACGCCGGTGCATGCGTTCCCCGACGGCGCCACACCGGAGGGTTTGATGGACATGGCCGGAAATGTTTGGGAATGGACCGCGACGTGGCTGGATGAAAAGAAAGAACAACGCCTCGTTCGCGGCGGCGGCGGATTCAATGACGAAGTCGCGTTGCGTTGCGTCGCGCGCGATCACACTATAAAAAAGCTCTCACGCTTCGTCGGCTTTCGCGTCGCGCGGATCGTGCCGGATTAA
- a CDS encoding T9SS type A sorting domain-containing protein has translation MKMLQFVVAILFGATLAQAQTFPPPPLHKFDDGPLTPVPCAVPVGSAPTGDQLEDQLETSFSLAKMLAAPIRKWAVRYNNAPVNGDDVGYEIVADDSGYVYVAGYSYNQAGNPDCIVIKYNQNGRRLWNARYNGPANLNDVAYALAVDDSGNVYIAGYSVNSSPNRDFITIKYNRKGIRQWVASYNGPANWHDGIYDLQLDKNGNAYVTGYSYAEASGYDWVTIKYNAAGVKQWLLRHNGPGNAEDCPYEMVLDDAANLYIAGYCSTKTSGYDFMTAKYNSAGVKQWTSRYNPPANKADIANDIVLDNAGNVCVTGKSENASGDSDYLTLKYNNAGVLQWNQRYNGPGKGYDRGLDVTVDKQDNVYVTGRNWSNVSGDDWGTIKYNGAGVRQWIARYTGQDLNPDIPYKVLVDAAGEVYVNGYSYRGQFRCMDYTTIGYSNAGVKQWTVYYDGPDHLSDISYDMVLDTTGTIYITGESLGKTTGLDIATVKYVSPLSKAADGAKNFSATAGPPMAFELAQNFPNPFNPATTISFTLPTASHVRLAIYDLTGALVQILADGEMSAGQHHLNVDASRLASGVYFYRIEAGTYSATRKMILQK, from the coding sequence ATGAAAATGCTGCAGTTTGTGGTTGCCATACTTTTTGGCGCGACGCTGGCCCAAGCCCAAACCTTTCCGCCACCGCCGCTGCACAAATTTGACGACGGTCCGCTCACGCCGGTGCCGTGCGCCGTTCCCGTTGGTTCAGCTCCAACCGGCGATCAACTCGAAGACCAACTTGAAACTTCCTTCTCGCTTGCAAAAATGTTGGCGGCGCCAATTCGCAAGTGGGCTGTGCGCTACAACAACGCGCCGGTCAACGGCGATGACGTTGGTTATGAAATCGTCGCAGATGACAGCGGTTATGTTTACGTCGCTGGTTACAGCTACAATCAGGCTGGAAACCCGGATTGCATTGTCATCAAGTACAATCAAAACGGCAGACGCCTGTGGAATGCGCGTTATAACGGTCCTGCCAATTTGAACGATGTCGCCTATGCGTTGGCGGTGGATGATTCCGGCAATGTTTATATCGCCGGCTATAGCGTCAACTCCAGCCCGAACAGAGATTTCATCACCATCAAATACAACCGCAAAGGCATTCGCCAATGGGTGGCGAGTTACAACGGCCCGGCCAATTGGCACGACGGCATTTACGATCTGCAACTCGATAAAAACGGCAATGCCTACGTTACCGGCTACAGTTATGCGGAAGCCTCTGGTTATGATTGGGTGACGATCAAGTACAATGCCGCGGGAGTGAAACAGTGGCTGCTGCGCCACAACGGCCCGGGCAATGCGGAGGATTGCCCGTATGAAATGGTGCTCGACGACGCAGCGAATCTCTATATTGCCGGTTATTGCAGCACCAAAACCAGCGGCTATGATTTTATGACCGCCAAATATAACAGCGCCGGCGTCAAGCAATGGACATCGCGCTACAACCCGCCGGCCAACAAGGCGGATATAGCCAATGACATCGTTTTAGACAACGCCGGCAATGTTTGCGTGACCGGCAAGAGCGAAAATGCCAGCGGCGATTCCGACTATCTCACGCTCAAATACAACAATGCCGGCGTTCTGCAATGGAATCAGCGCTACAATGGCCCGGGCAAAGGTTACGATCGCGGGCTTGACGTGACCGTCGATAAGCAAGATAATGTTTATGTGACAGGCCGCAACTGGAGCAACGTCTCCGGCGATGATTGGGGTACAATCAAATACAACGGCGCTGGTGTCAGGCAATGGATCGCGCGTTACACCGGCCAAGATCTCAACCCGGACATTCCATACAAAGTTTTGGTTGATGCCGCCGGCGAGGTTTACGTGAATGGTTACAGCTATCGCGGCCAATTCCGCTGCATGGATTATACGACCATCGGTTACAGCAACGCTGGCGTCAAACAGTGGACGGTTTATTATGATGGCCCCGATCACCTCAGTGACATCTCATACGACATGGTGCTCGACACCACCGGCACTATTTATATCACCGGCGAAAGTCTTGGCAAAACCACCGGCCTCGATATCGCCACAGTCAAATATGTCTCGCCGCTCAGCAAAGCCGCCGATGGCGCAAAAAATTTTTCAGCGACAGCCGGGCCGCCGATGGCGTTTGAGCTGGCACAAAACTTTCCCAATCCGTTTAATCCCGCGACGACGATCAGTTTTACTTTGCCCACGGCGAGCCACGTGCGATTGGCGATTTATGATTTAACCGGCGCACTCGTTCAAATTTTGGCCGACGGCGAAATGAGCGCCGGCCAGCATCATCTGAATGTCGATGCGAGCCGTTTAGCCTCAGGCGTTTATTTTTATCGCATTGAGGCCGGCACGTATTCAGCGACGCGCAAGATGATTCTCCAAAAGTGA
- a CDS encoding transposase produces MAPQNQSPAPSQVRITQLRRFDQNVPLAPVAQILTVRRYDNYLEIGFSTVNSLRAGDLVFRYHLAASIPAGWKPSGNSCNTKTCNLTIPTRTSRNQQELLAHRNGKIQLARRRARGYRNST; encoded by the coding sequence ATGGCACCTCAAAACCAATCCCCTGCACCCTCACAAGTCCGCATCACCCAACTGCGCCGCTTCGATCAAAACGTTCCCCTCGCGCCGGTTGCACAAATTTTGACGGTCCGGCGTTATGACAATTATCTCGAAATCGGCTTCAGCACCGTCAATTCGCTGAGAGCAGGGGATCTGGTTTTTCGCTATCATCTCGCCGCGTCGATACCGGCTGGGTGGAAACCCAGCGGCAATTCGTGCAATACAAAAACTTGTAATCTGACCATCCCAACGCGGACGAGCCGCAATCAACAAGAATTACTCGCTCACAGAAACGGCAAAATTCAGTTAGCCAGGCGGCGCGCCCGCGGTTATCGCAATTCAACATAG
- a CDS encoding PspC domain-containing protein, producing MALTRSRNCIIAGVCGGIAEWLGWSPTTVRILYVLVSVLSAAFPGILVYLVLWFVMPPPRR from the coding sequence ATGGCCCTAACCCGATCTCGCAATTGCATCATCGCCGGCGTCTGCGGCGGCATTGCTGAATGGCTGGGCTGGTCGCCGACCACGGTGCGCATTCTCTACGTTCTCGTTTCGGTTTTGAGCGCGGCCTTCCCGGGCATTTTGGTTTACCTCGTGCTTTGGTTCGTCATGCCGCCGCCGCGCCGGTGA
- a CDS encoding sodium-dependent transporter: MAELQSYGREAWASRIGLILAMAGNAVGLGNFLRFPVQAAQNGGGAFMIPYFIALLLLGIPLMWVEWSIGRRGGQLGYGSAAGAFGALVKSRGSAKLANYLGALGISIPISFAIYYTYIESWTLAYSTFSVTGKYFGILDRGTMLNFLQSFQGVTNSEYFAGVGTALVFFLITWALNVYVLSRGIAQGIERLAKIAMPTLFVFALILVVRAWTLGTPDPAVPENSIINGFGYLWNPDFSQITKAKPWLAAAGQIFFTLSIGTGSILTYASYLKRKDDIALTGLSTSITNEFVEVILGGSIAIPVAVAFFGLMETKEIALGGAFNLGFAAMPIIFQKLPWGQLFGAMWFVLLFFAGITSSVALCSPAMAFLQDQMKMTREKAAMVVGAVLLLCGLPVVFFLGHGFLDEMDFWAGTFGLVVFAMIEVILFAWIFGMKRAWAEINDGADIKIPGVFKFIIQFITPVYLIGLLFFWGVQDGIPVLLMRGKPEADIPYLWGARLMMISLTVISIWLIARAYKRGTIRDEVAPDLR, from the coding sequence ATGGCAGAACTGCAAAGCTACGGTCGTGAAGCCTGGGCCTCTCGTATCGGTTTGATTCTGGCGATGGCCGGCAACGCCGTCGGCCTCGGCAATTTTCTCCGCTTCCCGGTGCAAGCCGCGCAAAACGGCGGCGGCGCATTTATGATTCCCTACTTTATTGCCCTCTTATTGCTCGGCATTCCGCTCATGTGGGTGGAATGGTCCATCGGCCGTCGCGGCGGGCAACTTGGTTATGGCTCAGCAGCAGGCGCCTTCGGCGCGCTGGTCAAATCTCGCGGCAGCGCCAAGCTCGCCAACTATTTGGGCGCGCTCGGCATTTCCATCCCCATCTCCTTTGCGATTTATTACACCTACATCGAATCCTGGACGCTCGCTTACAGCACTTTTTCCGTTACCGGCAAGTATTTTGGCATCCTTGACCGCGGCACCATGCTCAATTTTCTGCAAAGTTTTCAAGGCGTTACCAACAGCGAGTATTTCGCCGGTGTCGGCACGGCCTTGGTATTCTTCCTGATCACCTGGGCTTTGAATGTCTATGTGCTCTCACGCGGCATCGCGCAGGGCATCGAACGCTTGGCGAAAATCGCCATGCCGACGCTGTTCGTCTTTGCGCTGATTTTAGTGGTGCGCGCGTGGACTCTGGGCACGCCTGATCCGGCCGTGCCGGAAAACAGCATCATCAATGGCTTCGGCTATTTGTGGAATCCGGACTTCAGCCAAATCACCAAAGCCAAGCCCTGGCTCGCGGCAGCCGGCCAAATTTTCTTCACGCTCAGCATCGGCACCGGCTCCATTCTCACTTACGCCAGTTATTTGAAACGCAAAGATGATATCGCGTTAACCGGCTTGAGCACTTCCATCACCAACGAGTTTGTCGAAGTGATTCTCGGCGGCTCGATCGCCATTCCGGTCGCCGTCGCTTTCTTCGGATTGATGGAGACCAAAGAGATTGCGCTCGGCGGCGCTTTCAATCTCGGCTTTGCGGCGATGCCGATCATTTTTCAAAAACTGCCCTGGGGCCAGCTCTTCGGCGCCATGTGGTTCGTGCTGCTGTTCTTCGCCGGCATCACCTCCTCCGTGGCGCTCTGCTCGCCGGCGATGGCTTTTCTGCAAGATCAAATGAAAATGACGCGGGAAAAGGCCGCCATGGTGGTTGGCGCCGTGTTGTTGCTCTGCGGCCTGCCGGTGGTCTTCTTCCTCGGCCACGGCTTTCTCGACGAAATGGATTTCTGGGCCGGCACCTTCGGCTTGGTGGTGTTTGCGATGATCGAAGTGATTCTCTTTGCCTGGATCTTTGGCATGAAGCGCGCCTGGGCGGAAATCAACGACGGCGCGGATATTAAAATCCCTGGTGTATTCAAATTCATCATTCAATTCATCACGCCGGTTTATCTCATCGGCTTGCTCTTTTTCTGGGGCGTGCAGGATGGCATACCGGTTCTGTTGATGCGCGGCAAACCTGAAGCCGACATCCCGTATTTGTGGGGCGCGCGGCTGATGATGATCAGCTTGACCGTCATCAGCATTTGGCTGATTGCTCGCGCCTACAAACGCGGCACGATTCGGGACGAGGTGGCGCCGGATTTGCGTTGA
- a CDS encoding amino acid permease has product METLQTRNAEPHPSSPELLRAIGLKEAVAINIGCVIGSGIFLVPATIAGHLHAMGPIMLVWIVAGLLTFFGALSFAEMSSFLPKSGGPYVYLRESYGKIWGFLFSWNDFFINKAASLAAVSIAFTIYLGYLVPAIGQSPPFFKPGWTVFGHPFEFGWSQVIAISGIALVTLINVRGVQFGAWVMNIFTSAKVGALLFLILAAFVSSKASFANLQPWWPETWSSELTAAFGLAMISALWSYDGWIDVTLTAGETKNPTRNVPLALIISTLAILAIYLLANLAYTLIIPLHEMSSSNRIAADVALKAIGPIGATIIVAGIMCSTFGTLNGMALAGPRSIWAPGHDRIFAPALGKVHSRFRSPHVAIITIGIWAALLTLSGTYDQLTAYVVFGSWFFYAMTAVGVIVLRKKMPDVPRPYKAWGYPYVTLLFTAIAAWFVYNTLVEDTRDALIGIGLLILGLPFYYYWTRGVKN; this is encoded by the coding sequence TTGGAAACTCTACAAACCCGCAATGCTGAACCCCATCCCTCCTCCCCCGAACTCCTTCGCGCCATCGGTCTAAAAGAAGCCGTCGCCATCAATATCGGCTGTGTCATCGGCTCGGGAATTTTTCTCGTGCCGGCAACAATAGCGGGCCACCTGCACGCGATGGGCCCGATCATGCTCGTGTGGATCGTCGCCGGCTTGCTCACGTTTTTCGGCGCGCTCTCGTTTGCGGAGATGAGCTCGTTCCTGCCCAAATCCGGCGGGCCATACGTTTATCTGCGCGAATCATACGGAAAAATTTGGGGCTTTCTTTTTAGCTGGAATGATTTTTTTATCAACAAGGCGGCTTCACTCGCGGCGGTATCCATCGCCTTCACCATCTATCTCGGTTACCTTGTTCCCGCCATCGGCCAGAGCCCGCCTTTCTTCAAACCAGGTTGGACGGTGTTCGGCCATCCCTTCGAATTTGGTTGGAGCCAAGTCATTGCGATTAGCGGCATCGCGCTGGTGACTCTTATCAACGTGCGCGGCGTGCAATTCGGCGCGTGGGTCATGAACATTTTCACTTCAGCCAAAGTCGGGGCGTTGCTCTTTTTGATCCTTGCCGCGTTCGTTTCATCGAAAGCCAGCTTCGCCAACCTGCAGCCGTGGTGGCCGGAAACTTGGAGCAGCGAATTGACTGCTGCGTTCGGCCTGGCAATGATCTCGGCCCTGTGGTCTTATGACGGCTGGATCGACGTGACGCTTACCGCCGGCGAGACCAAGAACCCAACGCGCAACGTGCCGCTGGCGCTGATCATCAGCACCCTCGCCATCCTGGCCATTTATCTCTTGGCCAACCTTGCTTACACGCTGATCATTCCGCTGCACGAGATGTCGAGTTCCAACCGCATTGCTGCGGATGTTGCCCTTAAGGCGATCGGCCCGATTGGCGCGACGATCATCGTTGCCGGCATCATGTGCTCCACGTTCGGAACGCTCAACGGCATGGCGCTCGCCGGCCCCCGCTCGATCTGGGCGCCAGGCCATGACCGCATCTTCGCGCCGGCGCTCGGCAAAGTTCATTCTCGCTTTCGCTCGCCGCACGTGGCGATCATCACCATCGGCATCTGGGCGGCATTGCTCACGCTCAGCGGCACGTATGACCAGCTTACCGCCTACGTGGTTTTTGGCTCGTGGTTTTTTTATGCGATGACCGCCGTCGGCGTCATCGTCTTGCGCAAAAAAATGCCCGACGTGCCGCGGCCCTACAAGGCTTGGGGTTATCCTTATGTCACTTTGTTGTTCACGGCGATTGCGGCCTGGTTCGTTTACAACACGCTTGTGGAAGACACCCGCGATGCGCTCATCGGCATCGGGCTGTTGATTTTGGGTTTGCCGTTTTACTATTATTGGACGCGCGGCGTGAAAAATTGA
- a CDS encoding PIN domain-containing protein, with amino-acid sequence MSSLQALDTNYILALTDPRPEASEKARAVMDPFVEPVVPCIAYGESWHGLCRGRPDKTAKKRKKFDEYIVPMRVLWLDQETLKRFHDLSWTLARKGTPLPGNDVWIAALCLQHDAILLTDDSDFNHVPGLQVRSW; translated from the coding sequence GTGAGCTCATTGCAGGCATTGGACACAAACTATATTTTAGCGTTGACGGATCCTCGTCCTGAGGCGAGTGAGAAAGCTCGTGCCGTGATGGATCCCTTTGTGGAACCCGTGGTTCCCTGCATCGCTTATGGTGAATCGTGGCATGGCTTGTGTCGAGGACGGCCGGATAAAACCGCCAAGAAACGCAAGAAATTTGACGAGTATATCGTGCCAATGCGAGTTTTGTGGCTTGATCAAGAAACCCTGAAACGATTCCACGATCTGAGTTGGACCTTGGCGCGAAAAGGTACTCCTCTTCCTGGAAACGACGTTTGGATCGCTGCGCTCTGCTTGCAGCACGACGCCATCTTACTCACCGATGATTCCGATTTTAACCACGTTCCCGGTTTGCAAGTCCGAAGCTGGTGA
- a CDS encoding helix-turn-helix domain-containing protein, producing MPTYPENMNLTTAAKYLGVSAVTIRRMLKDREIPAAKIRGRWLFKKNVIDEWLAKNSWSRVKKSLKKREHTSDPNSKKMHPAVARLFAAMDNFDNSGLDPADWDEAKRMIAEEEAKRERELIELAERYE from the coding sequence ATGCCAACTTATCCTGAAAACATGAACTTGACGACTGCCGCCAAATACCTCGGTGTCTCCGCCGTCACGATTCGACGCATGCTCAAAGACCGCGAAATTCCTGCGGCCAAAATCCGCGGGCGCTGGTTATTTAAAAAAAACGTGATCGATGAATGGCTGGCGAAAAATTCGTGGTCACGGGTTAAAAAATCCTTGAAAAAGCGCGAGCACACCTCGGATCCCAACTCGAAAAAAATGCACCCGGCTGTTGCGCGACTGTTCGCTGCGATGGATAATTTTGATAACAGCGGATTGGATCCGGCCGATTGGGATGAAGCGAAAAGAATGATTGCTGAAGAAGAAGCCAAGCGAGAACGCGAACTTATTGAATTGGCGGAGCGTTACGAGTGA
- a CDS encoding nucleotidyl transferase AbiEii/AbiGii toxin family protein, producing MLSIYQEFETVIAKLEQEQIPYALCGGLAVGLHTEPRATKDIDILILAKDVESVKKTLLACGFKFFSTPMHFADSQIELQKLTKIEPGGKDYLHLDLLVIKSPIWEKVWQNRQRLLYKDQPLWVVSREWLIWMKMLRGSPQDLVDIENLKKIP from the coding sequence ATGTTAAGTATCTACCAAGAATTTGAAACTGTTATCGCCAAGTTAGAGCAAGAACAGATTCCGTATGCGCTTTGCGGCGGATTGGCGGTTGGCCTTCATACCGAACCTCGAGCAACGAAGGATATTGATATCTTGATTTTGGCTAAAGATGTTGAAAGTGTCAAAAAAACATTGCTCGCGTGTGGCTTCAAGTTCTTTTCGACGCCGATGCACTTTGCCGATAGCCAGATCGAGTTGCAAAAATTGACCAAAATCGAACCTGGAGGAAAAGATTACCTACATCTCGATTTGTTGGTGATCAAATCCCCGATCTGGGAAAAAGTATGGCAGAATCGCCAGCGCCTGCTTTATAAAGATCAGCCGCTCTGGGTCGTTTCACGCGAATGGCTGATTTGGATGAAAATGCTTCGCGGCTCGCCGCAAGATCTTGTTGACATCGAAAACCTGAAAAAAATTCCATGA